One segment of Balaenoptera ricei isolate mBalRic1 chromosome 8, mBalRic1.hap2, whole genome shotgun sequence DNA contains the following:
- the LOC132370028 gene encoding LOW QUALITY PROTEIN: spindle and kinetochore-associated protein 2-like (The sequence of the model RefSeq protein was modified relative to this genomic sequence to represent the inferred CDS: substituted 1 base at 1 genomic stop codon) produces the protein MEAEVDKLELTFQKADSDLDYIQHRLEXEIKTNYPDSAGKKNPVTLLKELSAIKSRYQTLHARFKPIAVKQKETKSCICATFSKTMTLIQELQKQTDLKLLPLTEEEKTAAEQLRAHMSDL, from the coding sequence ATGGAGGCGGAGGTCGATAAGCTGGAACTGACATTCCAGAAAGCTGACTCTGATCTGGATTACATTCAGCACAGGTTGGAATAGGAAATCAAGACTAATTATCCTGATTCAGCAGGCAAGAAAAATCCAGTTACACTCTTAAAGGAATTGTCAGCAATAAAGTCTCGATATCAAACTTTGCATGCACGCTTTAAACCAATTGCTGTCAAGCAGAAAGAGACTAAGAGCTGCATTTGTGCTACTTTCAGTAAGACTATGACCTTGATACAAGAACTACAAAAGCAAACAGATCTGAAGCTCTTACCACTGactgaagaagagaaaactgCGGCAGAGCAATTAAGAGCTCACATGTCAGACTTATGA